A section of the Candidatus Eisenbacteria bacterium genome encodes:
- a CDS encoding glycosyltransferase family 9 protein, with translation MAGSVREDLPRGAASSGGCSLEPASVRRLVVVQLYFLGDTLLATPALRALRRRFPGAALEVVVKRRSAAALERNPNVDRVTHYDPPRVWQRPFHWAALARGWRDGGVDLAVDLTADGRAERLLAGMRPAHSVGFHREGRIAARPGIPKACGPEHVSRHMLELVGLVGATGDARLEFHPSPGAREAARAWRGGLRGPVVALHPGGNRKLRRWRPDRFAALARGLAAGGAHVWVIGGRGERALGALLAREGAEDASGRLDLDAAAARLEESDLLVANDSGPMHLAAAVGTPVLALFGPSLPHTAAPLGPQHAHLHVRLECCPCDQRRCVRPNDFCLDRIPVEQALERAREMLGASVEGTP, from the coding sequence ATGGCCGGGTCCGTGCGTGAGGATCTTCCACGCGGCGCGGCGTCCTCCGGGGGATGCTCCCTCGAACCGGCGTCGGTGCGCCGCCTGGTGGTGGTGCAGCTCTACTTTCTCGGCGACACGCTGCTGGCCACCCCCGCGCTCCGCGCGCTGCGGCGGCGCTTCCCTGGCGCCGCGCTCGAGGTGGTGGTGAAGCGCCGCTCCGCCGCGGCCCTGGAGCGCAATCCGAACGTGGACCGGGTCACGCACTACGACCCGCCGCGCGTGTGGCAGCGGCCCTTCCACTGGGCGGCGCTGGCCCGGGGCTGGCGGGACGGTGGAGTGGACCTGGCGGTGGACCTCACCGCCGACGGCCGCGCCGAGCGCCTGCTGGCCGGCATGCGGCCCGCGCATTCGGTGGGCTTCCACCGCGAGGGCCGGATCGCGGCACGGCCCGGGATCCCCAAGGCCTGCGGGCCGGAGCACGTGTCCCGTCACATGCTGGAGCTGGTCGGCCTGGTGGGCGCGACGGGGGATGCCCGGCTGGAGTTCCATCCTTCCCCGGGCGCGCGCGAGGCGGCGCGAGCCTGGCGCGGGGGGCTGCGGGGCCCGGTGGTGGCGCTGCACCCCGGGGGCAACCGCAAGCTGCGGCGGTGGCGGCCGGACCGTTTCGCCGCCCTGGCGCGCGGGCTGGCCGCGGGCGGCGCCCACGTGTGGGTCATCGGGGGACGCGGCGAGAGGGCCCTGGGGGCGCTGCTGGCCCGCGAGGGCGCCGAGGACGCCAGCGGCAGGCTGGATCTCGACGCGGCGGCGGCGCGGCTCGAGGAGAGCGACCTGCTGGTGGCCAACGATTCCGGGCCGATGCACCTCGCCGCGGCGGTGGGCACGCCGGTGCTGGCCCTGTTCGGCCCGTCGCTGCCGCACACCGCGGCGCCGCTGGGCCCGCAGCACGCGCACCTGCACGTGCGCCTCGAGTGCTGTCCGTGCGACCAGCGCCGCTGCGTGCGCCCGAACGATTTCTGCCTCGACCGCATCCCCGTGGAGCAGGCGCTGGAGCGGGCGCGGGAGATGCTGGGAGCGTCCGTGGAAGGGACCCCGTGA
- a CDS encoding phosphatidate cytidylyltransferase: MRRDPALLGRVLSAAVFLPVLALLMWAGGPWWEGYCALLLSLALIEFYRMGPRSLPAWACAVGVAALLAPLAWARLLWPAAVSVLAPLGALAVLAGVAARARGLSFSPAGRAALGLAYVGFLGYAMPGLRLSPGHGYSGAQATAMAYVLTWSADTAAYGVGLALGRHPLAPAISPKKTWEGAAGGLCAAVLVGALSGATLWTFLGPVRGALLGALVGVVGQAGDLLESMFKRQFGAKDSASWIPGHGGVLDRYDSLLTATPVVWGFLLCAMRP, encoded by the coding sequence GTGAGGCGCGATCCCGCGCTGCTGGGCCGCGTGCTCTCCGCCGCGGTCTTCCTGCCGGTGCTGGCGCTGCTGATGTGGGCCGGCGGCCCGTGGTGGGAGGGCTACTGCGCGCTGCTGCTCTCGCTGGCGCTGATCGAGTTCTACCGCATGGGCCCGCGAAGCCTGCCGGCATGGGCCTGCGCCGTGGGGGTCGCGGCGCTGCTGGCGCCCCTGGCCTGGGCGCGCCTGCTGTGGCCCGCGGCGGTGTCGGTGCTGGCCCCGCTGGGGGCGCTGGCGGTGCTCGCCGGGGTGGCCGCGCGCGCGCGCGGGCTCTCCTTCAGCCCGGCGGGACGCGCGGCGCTGGGGCTCGCCTACGTCGGGTTCCTGGGCTATGCCATGCCCGGGCTGCGCCTCTCCCCGGGCCACGGCTACAGTGGCGCGCAGGCCACCGCGATGGCCTACGTGCTCACCTGGAGCGCCGACACCGCCGCCTACGGCGTGGGCCTGGCGCTGGGCCGGCACCCGCTGGCGCCCGCCATCAGCCCGAAGAAGACCTGGGAAGGCGCGGCCGGCGGCCTGTGCGCCGCGGTCCTGGTGGGCGCGCTCTCAGGGGCCACGCTGTGGACTTTCCTGGGCCCGGTCCGCGGCGCGCTCCTGGGCGCGCTGGTGGGCGTGGTGGGCCAGGCGGGCGACCTGCTGGAGTCCATGTTCAAGCGCCAGTTCGGCGCCAAGGACAGCGCCTCCTGGATTCCCGGCCACGGCGGTGTCCTCGACCGCTACGACAGCCTTTTGACCGCCACCCCGGTGGTGTGGGGGTTCCTGCTGTGCGCGATGCGACCCTGA
- a CDS encoding UMP kinase, whose translation MKPPRYGRILLKLSGEMLAGEQKVGIDAERIQWICGEVAAVARSGVQVGIVVGGGNIFRGLAASASGMDRVNADYMGMLATVINSLALQHSLEKLDLDTRVCSAIAMQTLAETYIRRRAQRHLEKGRIVIMAGGTGNPYFTTDTAAVLRAIEVGAEVILKATKVDGVYDADPVAQPGARRFEEINYLDVINRGLKVMDSTAISLCMDNALPIVVFDLATPGNLGRVVAGERVGTLVHAGAAPS comes from the coding sequence TTGAAACCGCCCAGGTACGGAAGGATCCTCCTGAAGCTCTCCGGCGAGATGCTGGCCGGGGAACAGAAGGTGGGCATCGACGCGGAGCGGATCCAGTGGATCTGCGGCGAGGTGGCCGCGGTCGCCCGTTCCGGGGTGCAGGTGGGGATCGTGGTCGGCGGGGGCAACATCTTCCGCGGGCTGGCCGCCAGCGCGTCGGGTATGGACCGCGTCAACGCCGACTACATGGGAATGCTGGCGACGGTGATCAACTCGCTGGCGCTGCAGCACTCCCTGGAGAAGCTCGACCTGGACACCCGCGTCTGCTCGGCCATCGCCATGCAGACGCTGGCCGAAACCTACATCCGGCGCCGCGCCCAGCGGCATCTCGAGAAGGGCCGGATCGTGATCATGGCCGGCGGCACCGGCAACCCCTATTTCACCACCGACACGGCGGCCGTGCTGCGCGCCATCGAGGTCGGGGCCGAGGTGATCCTCAAGGCCACCAAGGTGGACGGCGTCTACGACGCCGACCCGGTGGCCCAACCCGGCGCGCGCCGCTTCGAAGAGATCAACTACCTCGATGTCATCAACCGCGGTCTGAAGGTCATGGATTCCACCGCGATCTCCCTGTGCATGGACAACGCCCTGCCCATCGTGGTGTTCGACCTCGCCACGCCGGGCAACCTGGGGCGCGTGGTCGCCGGGGAGCGCGTCGGCACGCTGGTCCACGCGGGGGCCGCGCCCAGCTGA
- a CDS encoding glycosyltransferase — protein sequence MKILFCNSMKGLGGGERWLLDSAAGLLRRGHQVWVSGRAGGPVLARAAQAGARTLPAPFAGDLDLATVAVLGRFQARESPDVVVAQIQRAHRLCALAAPAGGGVPLVLRVGQLRRVPRKWFNRLAWSRLALVLANCEAIRADLAHTGLVPAGRLRVLYNGLPPVAPHERAAARAAIGAGPGDEVVACVARLAVRKGHETLLAAWPAVRAARPRARLLLAGGGSRAAELRGLAGRLGLQDSVSFLGEVQDVASVWAAADLSVLPSELEGLPYAVLESMAAGVPCVATRVAGVPEMLEHEVSGLLVPPRDAGALARELVRGLADGPLRARLVSGAARTARERFGYSEMLDRFEAWMLEVADGRVRA from the coding sequence GTGAAGATCCTGTTCTGCAATTCCATGAAGGGCCTCGGGGGAGGCGAGCGCTGGCTGCTGGACTCCGCGGCCGGGTTGCTCCGCCGGGGCCACCAGGTGTGGGTATCCGGGCGCGCCGGCGGGCCGGTGCTGGCGCGCGCGGCGCAGGCCGGCGCGCGCACGCTGCCCGCGCCCTTCGCCGGCGACCTGGACCTGGCCACCGTGGCGGTGCTGGGCCGGTTCCAGGCCCGCGAATCCCCGGACGTGGTGGTGGCGCAGATTCAGCGGGCGCACCGGCTGTGCGCGCTGGCCGCTCCGGCCGGGGGCGGAGTGCCGCTGGTGCTGCGCGTGGGGCAGCTGCGGCGCGTGCCCCGCAAGTGGTTCAACCGGCTGGCGTGGAGCCGCCTGGCGCTGGTCCTCGCCAACTGCGAGGCCATCCGCGCGGACCTGGCGCACACCGGCCTGGTTCCGGCCGGTCGCTTGAGGGTGCTGTACAACGGGCTGCCCCCGGTCGCGCCGCACGAGCGGGCGGCGGCGCGGGCGGCGATCGGGGCCGGCCCCGGCGACGAGGTCGTGGCGTGCGTGGCGCGCCTGGCGGTGCGCAAGGGGCACGAGACCCTGCTGGCCGCGTGGCCCGCGGTGCGGGCGGCCCGCCCGCGGGCCCGGCTCCTCCTGGCCGGCGGGGGTTCGCGCGCCGCGGAATTGCGGGGGCTGGCGGGCCGTCTGGGGCTGCAGGACTCGGTGAGCTTCCTGGGCGAAGTGCAGGACGTGGCATCGGTGTGGGCCGCGGCGGACCTCTCGGTGCTGCCCTCCGAGCTGGAAGGCCTGCCCTACGCGGTGCTGGAGTCCATGGCTGCCGGCGTGCCGTGCGTGGCCACCCGCGTGGCCGGGGTTCCGGAGATGCTGGAGCACGAGGTGAGCGGCCTGCTGGTGCCGCCACGCGACGCGGGGGCGCTGGCGCGCGAACTGGTCCGCGGGCTCGCCGACGGGCCGCTGCGGGCGCGGCTGGTGTCGGGAGCAGCCCGGACCGCGCGCGAGCGCTTCGGCTACTCCGAAATGCTGGACCGGTTCGAGGCCTGGATGCTGGAGGTGGCGGATGGCCGGGTCCGTGCGTGA
- a CDS encoding isoprenyl transferase → MTETARLLARLKGRRADLPRHIAIIMDGSGRWARRRALPRLAGHRAGRASVRAAVEGCIELGVEVLTLYTFSVENWNRPRTEVGGLMKFLQRTLREEREELKRNGVRLAVIGQRDALPADARQAVDETVEYLSGGQRLLLVLALSYGGRQEIVNAARQLARRVKQGALRPEDIDEELFSGELWTQGLQDPDLLIRTSGEMRVSNFLLWQIAYAEMWVTPVLWPDFRARHLYEAVADYLKRERRFGRVDTRPARGR, encoded by the coding sequence ATGACGGAAACCGCCCGGTTGCTGGCCCGGCTCAAGGGCCGGCGCGCGGACCTCCCGCGCCACATCGCCATCATCATGGACGGCTCGGGCCGCTGGGCCCGGCGCCGCGCGCTGCCGCGCCTGGCCGGCCACCGCGCCGGGCGCGCCTCGGTGCGCGCCGCCGTGGAGGGCTGCATCGAGCTGGGCGTGGAAGTCCTGACCCTCTACACATTCTCCGTCGAGAACTGGAACCGGCCGCGCACCGAGGTGGGCGGCCTGATGAAGTTCCTCCAGCGCACCCTGCGCGAGGAGCGCGAGGAGCTCAAACGCAACGGCGTGCGCCTGGCGGTGATCGGCCAGCGCGACGCGCTGCCCGCCGACGCACGCCAGGCGGTGGACGAGACCGTGGAGTACCTCTCGGGCGGGCAGCGCCTGCTGCTGGTGCTGGCCCTCTCCTACGGCGGGCGGCAGGAGATCGTGAACGCCGCGCGCCAGCTCGCCCGCCGCGTGAAGCAGGGAGCCCTGCGGCCCGAAGACATCGACGAGGAGCTCTTCTCCGGCGAGCTGTGGACCCAGGGTCTGCAGGATCCCGACCTCCTGATCCGCACCAGCGGCGAGATGCGCGTCAGCAATTTCCTGCTGTGGCAGATCGCCTACGCCGAGATGTGGGTCACCCCGGTGCTGTGGCCGGACTTCCGGGCCCGCCACCTGTACGAGGCGGTGGCCGACTACCTCAAGCGCGAGCGCCGCTTCGGCCGCGTGGACACGCGCCCCGCGCGCGGGCGTTGA
- a CDS encoding glycosyltransferase family 9 protein → MDLILLKSAIRAVTLAGVRPRRGTALPDRARVLLLRHDRIGDALLSTCFLDALARHRPGWKVDLLLGRDNLRVLDGRAEIGRRWCYDRRALNTFRLARALRAERYDLAIDLMNHPSLTSSVFMRLMRPRLSAGFHEERRGFPFDIPVPAQPRSTVHIVKRLGELLRALGCPAPDDELRLRFEPTAAARARARAVLEPLRAGGARLCGVNTSAGALDRFWGAENYRAFLLGAARRFPGQRFVVFAVPAEMDRAARIADRVSGAVLAPPTGSFDEFAATIEGMDSVLTPDTSVVHLCAAFGIPEVVLYADENKALVWAPWGVEHRALIARRGMESIPASEAVDAWSELVR, encoded by the coding sequence GTGGACCTGATCCTGCTGAAGTCGGCCATCCGCGCGGTGACCCTGGCCGGCGTGCGGCCGCGCCGCGGGACCGCGCTGCCCGACCGGGCCCGGGTGCTGCTGCTGCGCCACGACCGCATCGGGGACGCGCTGCTGTCCACGTGCTTCCTCGATGCGCTGGCCCGCCATCGCCCGGGCTGGAAGGTGGACCTGCTGCTGGGCCGCGACAATCTCCGCGTGCTGGACGGGCGGGCCGAGATCGGCCGGCGCTGGTGCTACGACCGGCGCGCCCTCAACACCTTCCGGCTGGCCCGCGCGCTGCGCGCCGAGCGCTACGACCTGGCCATCGACCTGATGAACCACCCCTCGCTCACCTCCTCGGTGTTCATGCGGCTGATGCGCCCGCGCCTCTCCGCGGGCTTCCACGAGGAGCGCCGCGGCTTTCCCTTCGACATCCCGGTGCCCGCGCAGCCGCGCAGCACGGTGCACATCGTGAAGCGCCTCGGCGAGCTGTTGCGCGCGCTGGGCTGCCCGGCGCCCGACGACGAGCTCCGGCTCCGCTTCGAGCCCACCGCGGCGGCCCGCGCCCGGGCCCGAGCGGTCCTGGAGCCGCTGCGCGCGGGGGGCGCGCGGCTGTGCGGCGTGAACACCAGCGCCGGCGCCCTGGACCGCTTCTGGGGCGCGGAGAACTACCGCGCCTTCCTCCTGGGCGCGGCGCGGCGCTTTCCAGGCCAGCGCTTCGTGGTGTTCGCCGTGCCCGCGGAGATGGACCGGGCGGCGCGCATCGCGGATCGCGTCTCCGGCGCGGTGCTGGCGCCCCCGACCGGCTCCTTTGACGAGTTCGCCGCGACCATCGAGGGCATGGACTCCGTGCTCACGCCGGACACCTCGGTGGTGCACCTGTGCGCCGCCTTCGGAATCCCCGAGGTGGTGCTCTACGCCGACGAGAACAAGGCCCTGGTGTGGGCCCCGTGGGGCGTGGAGCACCGGGCGCTGATCGCGCGCCGGGGGATGGAGTCCATCCCGGCCTCGGAGGCGGTGGACGCGTGGTCGGAGCTGGTCCGATGA
- the frr gene encoding ribosome recycling factor encodes MEDKKLIHDVEESMKKAQEATRHELSVIRTGKASPALLDTVKVEAYDSLMPLSQVASVSAPEPRLLLVTPWDKSTLKAVSSAIRASELGLNPQDDGAVIRVPIPALSEERRKDMVKLVAKLVEEGRVHIRQCRRDGNEKLKKLEKDGHVSEDDIKRIQDQIQKLTDAYIKHLDDLLAKKQAEVMEV; translated from the coding sequence ATGGAAGACAAGAAGCTGATCCACGATGTGGAAGAGTCCATGAAGAAGGCGCAGGAGGCCACGCGCCACGAGCTGTCGGTGATCCGCACCGGCAAGGCCAGCCCGGCCCTGCTCGACACGGTGAAGGTGGAGGCCTACGACAGCCTGATGCCGCTCTCGCAGGTGGCCAGCGTGTCGGCTCCCGAGCCGCGCCTGCTGCTGGTGACCCCCTGGGACAAGAGCACGCTCAAGGCCGTCAGCAGCGCCATCCGGGCCTCGGAACTGGGCCTCAACCCGCAGGACGACGGCGCCGTGATCCGCGTGCCCATCCCCGCGCTCAGCGAGGAGCGGCGCAAGGACATGGTGAAGCTGGTTGCGAAGCTGGTGGAGGAGGGGCGCGTCCACATCCGGCAGTGCCGCCGCGACGGCAACGAGAAGCTGAAGAAGCTGGAGAAGGACGGTCACGTCTCCGAGGACGACATCAAGCGGATCCAGGACCAGATCCAGAAGCTCACCGACGCCTACATCAAGCACCTCGACGACCTGCTGGCGAAGAAGCAGGCCGAGGTGATGGAGGTCTGA
- a CDS encoding glycosyltransferase family 4 protein: MNLVVLDSARPAVLGGVERSLADLAGRARRLGHDARAVGRAGSRFAAHCAALGLPTLELPLRNGLDLASAGRLRALFADHRTDAVLGATTRDARLAGLARVGRAGPCVALLMGLPMIRDSWSHRFTYRWFVDALCSPTPWLLEVSERYPFARRLPVAVLPDGVDEALFPPLSGLSTSRAAARAEAGIPAGRAVFASVGHLVARKNLLWVPPLLARLPGGLDWEWWVIGDGPQETEVLASLRTLGLVHRVKMLGHRDDVPRLLLCADALVMPSRAEQLPLAALEARRAGVPHVLISPVGAVEEMRSLGMRVLPADDAAAWLAALESAARAPGGCDPPREWRHGADAAASGRLRFLEELAWLVAGARGAAAGGRA, from the coding sequence ATGAACCTGGTGGTGCTGGACTCGGCCCGGCCGGCGGTGCTGGGAGGAGTGGAGCGGTCGCTGGCGGACCTGGCGGGCCGCGCACGACGCCTGGGCCACGACGCGCGCGCCGTGGGACGCGCCGGCTCGCGGTTCGCGGCACACTGCGCCGCGCTGGGCCTGCCCACCCTGGAGCTGCCCCTGCGCAACGGGCTGGACCTCGCCTCGGCCGGGCGGCTGCGCGCGCTGTTCGCCGACCACCGCACCGATGCCGTGCTGGGGGCCACCACCCGCGACGCGCGCCTGGCCGGCCTGGCGCGCGTGGGGCGTGCCGGCCCGTGCGTGGCGCTGCTGATGGGCCTGCCGATGATCCGCGATTCGTGGTCCCACCGGTTCACCTACCGCTGGTTCGTGGACGCGCTGTGCTCGCCCACGCCGTGGCTGCTCGAGGTCTCCGAGCGCTACCCGTTCGCGCGCCGCCTGCCGGTGGCGGTGCTGCCCGACGGCGTGGACGAGGCGCTCTTTCCGCCGCTGTCGGGCCTGTCCACCTCGCGCGCCGCGGCGCGCGCGGAAGCCGGGATTCCGGCGGGCCGGGCGGTGTTCGCCAGCGTCGGCCACCTGGTGGCGCGCAAGAACCTGCTGTGGGTGCCGCCGCTCCTGGCGCGGCTGCCCGGCGGCCTGGACTGGGAGTGGTGGGTGATCGGCGACGGCCCGCAGGAGACTGAGGTGCTGGCGTCGCTGCGCACGCTCGGGCTGGTCCACCGGGTGAAGATGCTGGGCCACCGCGACGACGTCCCGCGGCTGCTGCTGTGCGCCGACGCCCTGGTGATGCCCTCCCGGGCAGAACAGCTGCCGCTGGCCGCGCTGGAGGCCCGGCGGGCGGGGGTGCCGCACGTGCTCATCTCCCCGGTGGGCGCGGTGGAGGAGATGCGCTCGCTGGGCATGCGGGTGCTGCCCGCGGACGACGCGGCGGCGTGGCTGGCGGCGCTGGAGTCCGCGGCCCGGGCGCCGGGCGGATGCGACCCGCCCCGCGAGTGGCGCCACGGGGCCGACGCGGCGGCCTCGGGAAGGCTGCGCTTCCTCGAGGAACTGGCGTGGCTCGTCGCCGGCGCGCGCGGGGCGGCCGCCGGGGGGCGGGCGTGA
- a CDS encoding 1-deoxy-D-xylulose-5-phosphate reductoisomerase: MKPRGLSILGSTGSIGEQALEVLRLHPGEIRVVALTAGRRAERLVEQALEFRPTLVCVADPAAATRVRDALGPAVKVVSGEAGLLACATHPDAPLVLNALVGSRGLAPTLAALESGRTLALANKETLVAGGPLAARAAHRGGGKLLAVDSEHWALGELLEGRDAAEARQVWITASGGPLRGMDPARFDSLTPAEVLAHPVWAMGPRITVDSATLLNKGFEVLEARWLYELPLERVGAVVHPEALVHAMVEWGDGSWTAQLSAPSMSLPIQRALLGRRAHPTPAPPLGLLQAGALHFEEIDTRAFPCYGLARAAGEAGGTYPAALNAADEVVVEAFLAGRIRFPDIARLLRRVLDRHTRRELDGPGDVWEADREARALAREML; the protein is encoded by the coding sequence CTGAAGCCGCGCGGCCTCTCGATCCTGGGCTCGACCGGCTCCATCGGCGAGCAGGCGCTGGAAGTGCTGCGCCTGCACCCCGGCGAGATCCGCGTCGTGGCCCTCACCGCGGGGCGGCGCGCGGAGCGCCTGGTGGAGCAGGCCCTGGAATTCCGGCCCACGCTGGTGTGCGTGGCCGACCCGGCGGCCGCGACGCGCGTGCGCGACGCCCTGGGGCCGGCGGTGAAGGTGGTCTCGGGGGAGGCGGGGCTGCTGGCGTGCGCCACCCACCCGGACGCGCCGCTGGTGCTCAATGCGCTGGTGGGCTCGCGGGGGCTCGCGCCCACGCTGGCGGCCCTGGAGTCCGGCCGCACCCTGGCGCTGGCCAACAAGGAGACCCTGGTGGCGGGCGGGCCGCTGGCCGCGCGGGCGGCGCACCGCGGCGGGGGCAAGCTGCTGGCCGTGGACAGCGAGCACTGGGCGCTGGGCGAGCTGCTCGAGGGTCGCGACGCGGCCGAAGCCCGCCAGGTGTGGATCACGGCCTCGGGGGGGCCGCTGCGCGGCATGGATCCCGCACGGTTCGATTCGCTCACACCCGCCGAGGTGCTGGCCCACCCGGTGTGGGCCATGGGGCCGCGAATCACCGTGGACAGCGCCACGCTGCTGAACAAGGGCTTCGAGGTGCTGGAAGCCCGGTGGCTCTACGAGCTGCCGCTGGAGCGCGTGGGCGCGGTGGTGCACCCGGAGGCGCTGGTGCATGCGATGGTGGAGTGGGGCGACGGATCGTGGACGGCGCAGCTGAGCGCTCCGAGCATGTCGCTGCCCATCCAGCGCGCGCTCCTGGGCCGCCGCGCGCACCCCACGCCGGCCCCGCCCCTGGGGCTGCTGCAGGCCGGCGCGCTGCACTTCGAGGAGATCGACACGCGCGCCTTCCCCTGCTACGGGCTGGCGCGCGCCGCGGGCGAGGCCGGTGGCACCTATCCCGCCGCACTCAACGCCGCCGACGAGGTGGTGGTGGAGGCCTTCCTCGCCGGGCGCATCCGGTTCCCGGATATCGCGCGCCTGCTGCGCCGCGTCCTGGACCGGCACACTCGCCGGGAGCTGGACGGTCCGGGGGACGTGTGGGAGGCGGACCGGGAAGCCCGCGCGCTGGCCCGCGAGATGCTGTGA
- a CDS encoding glycosyltransferase family 9 protein: MKELERGARRGLARILGGVFRPEPEPAWDRGALRRVAVLRLDRRLGNQVILFPMLEALRRACPAAEIEVIAPGPYDAAYEGLESVTRVLRFERSSPGHAEGWRTIPALRSRRYDMVIEAGHHHTFSLSGALLARALGAPLRLGFRRGDSPRHLNILVDAPLAPGPGRARIFFELARRLDPAAVYAPPRWKVTPAERAAGEAARRRLGLGAGAVGIHPGGRGARQWPRENFESVARALADSGLQPVLFLGAGEADQAGAWRAAAGHAWRLVETPPLREFAALVEGLSGWVSGDTGPLHVAVALGVPAVGALLHPESLEALEESPRYRGILRVGSGPGVDEVVETLCALRAGGGPAGGPWT; this comes from the coding sequence GTGAAGGAACTGGAGCGCGGCGCCCGGCGCGGGCTGGCCCGGATTCTCGGAGGCGTGTTTCGCCCGGAGCCCGAGCCCGCATGGGACCGCGGGGCGCTGCGCCGGGTCGCGGTGCTGCGCCTGGACCGTCGCCTGGGCAACCAGGTGATCCTGTTCCCGATGCTGGAGGCGCTCCGCCGCGCGTGTCCCGCCGCCGAGATCGAGGTCATCGCCCCGGGCCCCTACGACGCGGCCTACGAGGGGCTGGAGTCGGTTACCCGCGTGCTGCGCTTCGAGCGTTCCTCGCCGGGCCATGCGGAGGGCTGGCGGACCATCCCCGCCCTGCGCTCCCGCCGCTACGACATGGTGATCGAGGCCGGCCATCACCACACCTTCTCGTTGTCGGGGGCGCTGCTCGCGCGCGCGCTGGGCGCGCCCCTGCGGCTGGGCTTTCGGCGCGGCGACAGCCCGCGTCACCTCAACATCCTGGTGGACGCGCCCCTCGCCCCGGGCCCCGGGCGCGCCCGGATCTTCTTCGAGCTGGCGCGCCGGCTGGACCCGGCGGCGGTGTACGCCCCTCCCCGGTGGAAGGTAACGCCCGCCGAGCGGGCCGCGGGCGAGGCGGCGCGCCGCCGCCTGGGCCTGGGCGCGGGGGCCGTGGGCATCCACCCCGGGGGACGCGGCGCTCGGCAGTGGCCGCGGGAGAACTTCGAGTCGGTGGCCCGGGCGCTGGCGGACTCAGGGCTCCAGCCGGTGCTGTTCCTGGGAGCCGGGGAGGCGGACCAGGCGGGGGCGTGGCGCGCCGCGGCCGGTCATGCGTGGCGCCTGGTGGAGACCCCGCCGCTGCGCGAATTCGCCGCGCTGGTGGAGGGTCTCTCGGGCTGGGTGTCCGGGGACACCGGCCCGCTCCACGTGGCGGTGGCGCTGGGGGTGCCGGCGGTGGGCGCGCTGCTGCACCCGGAGAGTCTGGAGGCGCTGGAGGAATCGCCCCGCTACCGGGGGATCCTGCGCGTCGGGAGCGGGCCCGGGGTGGACGAGGTGGTGGAGACGTTGTGCGCGCTTCGGGCCGGCGGCGGGCCGGCGGGGGGACCGTGGACCTGA
- a CDS encoding glycosyltransferase family 4 protein — MKTLFVSAARPFNAETEQSLFLAAALAARGHACRWMAPPGSGSLMRAADAGLPVTEFPGTHFGNNPLRFAAQWRALRREVRRFGPDVIYTVESPAHLLGALVRGAAAGAPGATGGRRGRPAALVRWRGSNTPLRRRPGSRALYDRDTRFVLVPCARLAEEARAAGFHTRHWRVLDGCVDGTRFCPGPAEASAWMEAGLGPGAEVVALTARLAPVKGVGIFLEALERVRRTRPRVAAVLMGEAWEGQEAAYRDGVARLGLEGAAHWLGRREDVVRWLRLARVGVVSSVGSELHSRAALEYMACGLPVAATRVGVLPEWLEGRPWARLAPPGDAAGLAEAIVELLSDPAREELGAAARAEALTRFSPARFTSEVEAVLLEAAGAGE, encoded by the coding sequence GTGAAGACGCTGTTCGTTTCCGCGGCCCGGCCGTTCAACGCGGAGACGGAACAGAGCCTGTTCCTCGCCGCGGCGCTGGCCGCGCGCGGGCACGCCTGCCGCTGGATGGCCCCCCCCGGGTCCGGCAGCCTGATGCGCGCCGCGGACGCGGGCCTGCCCGTCACGGAGTTCCCCGGCACGCACTTCGGCAACAACCCGCTCCGCTTCGCCGCCCAGTGGCGCGCGTTGCGGCGGGAGGTCCGCCGCTTCGGCCCCGACGTGATCTACACCGTGGAGTCCCCCGCGCACCTGCTGGGCGCGCTGGTGCGCGGCGCGGCCGCGGGGGCGCCGGGGGCCACCGGCGGGCGCCGGGGCCGGCCCGCCGCGCTGGTGCGCTGGCGCGGGAGCAACACGCCGTTGCGCCGGCGGCCCGGCAGCCGCGCGCTCTACGACCGCGACACCCGCTTCGTCCTGGTGCCCTGCGCGCGGCTCGCCGAGGAGGCGCGCGCCGCCGGCTTCCATACCCGGCACTGGCGCGTGCTGGACGGCTGCGTGGACGGAACCCGGTTCTGCCCCGGCCCGGCCGAGGCTTCGGCGTGGATGGAGGCGGGCCTGGGCCCGGGAGCCGAGGTGGTGGCGCTGACCGCCCGGCTCGCGCCGGTCAAGGGCGTGGGGATCTTCCTGGAAGCGCTCGAGCGGGTGCGGCGCACGCGACCCAGGGTGGCGGCGGTCCTGATGGGCGAGGCCTGGGAGGGGCAGGAGGCGGCATACCGCGACGGGGTGGCGCGGCTGGGGCTGGAGGGCGCCGCGCACTGGCTGGGCCGGCGCGAGGACGTGGTCCGCTGGCTGCGGCTGGCCCGGGTGGGGGTGGTGAGCTCGGTGGGCAGCGAGCTGCACAGCCGGGCCGCCCTGGAGTACATGGCCTGCGGGCTGCCGGTGGCGGCCACGCGCGTGGGAGTGCTGCCCGAGTGGCTGGAGGGCCGCCCGTGGGCGCGCCTGGCGCCGCCGGGCGACGCCGCCGGGCTGGCGGAGGCGATCGTGGAGCTGCTCTCGGATCCCGCCCGCGAGGAGCTGGGCGCGGCGGCGAGGGCGGAGGCGCTGACCCGGTTCTCCCCGGCGCGGTTCACGTCCGAAGTGGAGGCGGTGCTGCTCGAGGCCGCGGGGGCCGGGGAGTGA